TCTGCGGCTGACCGCGCCGGCCGGGTTCGGACGCCGCCATGTCGCGCCGCTGGTGCCGCGTTTTCGCCAGCTGCATCCGCAGATCCGGATCTCGCTGGATCTGAGCGACCGGGTGGCCGACCTCGGCGCCGAAGGGCTGGACTGCGCGGTGCGCGTCGGCGACCTGCCCGATTCGTCGCTGGTCAGCGTGCGGCTGGCCGAGAACCGACGCGTCTGCGTGGCCACGCCGCGCTATCTGCAGCGCCACGGCGCGCCGCAGCATCCGAACGAGCTGGCGCGCTTCGACTGCCTGACCCTGTCCGGCAGCGCTGCGCAGAGCCGCGGCTGGTTGTTCCGGGTGCCGCGCGAGCCGGACGGCGCGGCGGATGGCGACGCGAGCGATGAATTCGGGCTGATCCATCTGCGCCCGGGCGGCGCCCTGGCCTGCACCGACGGCCAGGTGCTGCACGAATGGTGCCTGGCCGACGGCGGCATCGCCTGGCGCAGCCTGTGGGAGGTCGGCGCGGACATCGCGGCGGGCCGGCTGGCCGAGGTGCTGGCCGATTTCGCCGCGCCGCCGAACGGGGTGTACGCGGTGTTCCCGCAGCGCCGGCACCTGCCGCAGCGCGTGCGGCTCTGGGTCGACTTCCTCAAGCACAGCTACGGCCAGCCCGGCTATTGGCAGGCTGAGTGAAGGCAGGCCGGGTGAAGACGGGCCAGGTGGATCCGCGCGAACCCAAGCCGCTGGTGCTGTGTGCCGACGACTTTGCGCTGCATGCCGGCGCGTCGGACGGCATCGTGCGGCTGGCGCGCTCTGGAAGGCTGTCGGCCACCAGCGTGATGGCGCTGTCGCCGCATTGGCCGCAGCATGCGGCGCCGCTGCGCGAGTTGCGCGGCCGCGTCGACGTCGGCCTGCATCTGGACTGGACCAGCCCGTTCGCCCGCGCCGCCGGCCATGGCATGCCGCTGGCGGCCGCGATGCGGCGCGCGCTGCTCGGGGGCTTCGACCGGGCCGCGGCGCGCACGGTGATCGCGCGCCAGCTCGACCGGTTCGAGGCCGAGTGGCAGGCGCCGCCGGACCATGTCGACGGCCACCAGCATGTGCAGCAGTTCGCCGGCATCCGCGAGGCGCTGCTCGATCTGCTTTCCGAGCGTTATCCGCAGCATCCGCCGTACCTGCGCGTGTCGCGGGTGCTGCACGGCACCGGGCAGCCGGCGGGCGTGAAGACGCGCATCATTTCGGCGCTCGGCGCGCGCGCGCTGGCGCGCGAGGCCGATCGCCGCGGCCTGCCGCGGGCCGAGGCATTGCTCGGCGTCTACGATTTCGCCGGCGACGAGGACCGCTATGCAAAGCTGATGGACGGCTGGCTCGCCGCCGCGCCGGGCGGCGGCCTCGTGATGTGCCACCCGGCCAGCGCGGCCGACCCGGTCAACGAACGTGACTCGGGCGGCCCGGCTGACGCGCGGGACGAGATCGGCGCGGCGCGGCAGCGCGAATTCCGCTATCTCGCCGGCGAACGTTTTGCCGAGGCGCTCGTGCGCGCGCATGCCACGCTGGTGCGCGGCTCCAGCCGCTATGCAAGCCACTACACTCGGCGCCGATGACCGCAAGTCCCTCGTCCGCCCCACCGCGCCGCGGCGCATGGCCCTGGCTTGCAGGGCTGTGGATCTTTTTGCTGGTGCTCGCGACGCTGCGGCCGCTGGCGGTGCCCGACGAAGGACGCTACGGCGAGGTCGGCCGCTGGATGCTGCAAAGCGGCGACTGGCTCACGCCCCGGCTCGACGGGATCCCGTTCTTTCACAAGCCGCCGCTGCTGTACTGGCTCGAGGCGATGTCGCTGGCCGTGTTCGGCAACCATGTCTGGGCGCTGCGGCTGGTGCCGGCGCTGCATGCCGGCGCGATGCTGGCCGTGCTGTACCTGGCGGCGCGCTTCATCGCCGGCGAGCGCATCGCGCGTCGCGCGGCGCTGATGCTGGGCACCAGCGTCGCGTTCCTGCTCGGCGGGCAGTACGTGAACCACGACATGATGGTCGCGACCTGGATCGGCATCTCGATCTGGTGTTTCGCGTTCTCGTTCATGCAAGGCGCGCGTCCGCAGCCCGGGCTGGCGCGCTGGGGCTTCGTCGCCGCGGCACTCGGCGTGCTGAGCAAGGGGCTGATCGGCGCCGTGCTGCCGGGACTGGTGCTGTTCCTGTGGTTGCTGTGGACGCGCCAGCTGCGCAAGCTGCTCACCGTTCCCTGGGTCAGCGGCGTGCTGCTGTTCGTCGTGATCACCGTGCCGTGGTTCGTGCTCGTCTGGCATCGCTACCCGGGCGCGATGGACTATCTGTTCGGGACGCAGCAATACACGCGCTATCTCGCCGATACCTTCAACAACGTACAGCCCTGGTGGTTCTACCTGGCCAGCCTCGCGCTGCTGCTGTTTCCATGGGCGTTCTTCGCGCTGCGCCCGCTGTGGCAATTGCTGCGGCGCCGCGCGGTCGCGGCGAGCGGCATCGGACCCGAGTGGCTCAGTCTGTGCTGGATCTGGATCGCCGCGATCCTGGTGTTTTTCACGATCCCCGCCTCCAAGCTGGTTGGCTATATCCTGCCGGTGATTCCGCCGCTCGCGCTGCTGGCGGCGCTCGGCTGGGAGCACAGCGTCGCCCGCTGGCGCTTCGGCCGCCGCCTGTTCGCGCTGCTCGCGCTGCTGATCATGGCCGGCGCGCTCGTCATCAGCCTGAAGGTCGCGTCGTACACCAATGGCAAGCTGAGCGTCGACGTCGCCGCCACGCTGGCCTGCGACGCGAGCCCCAATGACACGATCTACGTGGTCGGCCGGTATCCGTACGACCTGCCGTTCTACATTCAGACCCCGAAACCGCTGATCGTGATCCAGGACTGGCCCGAGCAGCGCCGCAGCGCCGGTGATGTGTGGCAGCGCGAGCTGTTCGAGGGCGCCGAGTTCGACCCGAAGGCCGGACAGGTGCTGCAGGAGCCGGACGTGCTGGCGGCGGCGGCCGCCAGGAACGGCAACTGGCTGCTGGCGCCGCGCGAATACACCAGCTTCACGAGCCATCACCCCGGTTGGCTTCAGGTGCAGGTCGGCACCGGCTGGGTGCTGTACCGATCGCAGGGCAGCGCCGGCAGCGCCAAGGCGGGCGCGTCAGCGGCGAAAGGCCCAGAACCGGCTCAGCACAAAGGTCTGCCCGGCTGCAAGCGCTAGCGCCGCGACCAGCGCGACGAACGCGGGCCAGTGAAGCACGCGCAGCAGCAGCACGAACACGATCTCGTTGCAGGCGAATCCGGCCAGCGCGGTCAGCAGGAAGCGCGCGAAGCTCTGGCGCACGCTGGTGCCGGCGTCGCTGAAGCTGAGGAACCGGTGGCCGCTGAAGCTGACGAAGAACGCGACCGTGAAGCCGACCGCATTCGCCAGCTCGGGCCACAGATGTTCGTGCGTGAGCGCGAACACCGTCATGTGCGTCAACGCGGCCGCGCAGCCGACCACGATGAACCAGAGGCCCGAGCGGGTCAGCGTGGCCATGGGTTAGCGTGAACAGGCCCTAGAGCAGCGATGCGTCCTGCACCTGGGCGGAGGCGGTGGGCTCCGTGCGAGCCGCGGCCAGGCCGGCGCCGCTGCGGCGGCCGATCAGGTACGGCGGGCGCTGCTTGACCTCGTCGTAGATGCGCCCGACATATTCGGCGAGGATGCCCAGGCCCAGCAGCTGGATGCCGCTGAAGAACATCAGTCCGACGACGATGGTCGCGTAGCCGGGCACCGCGATGCCGGAGCGGAAATGATCGATGATGACCCAGCTGCCGTAACCGAGCGCGCCAACCGCCAGCAGCAGGCCGACCGCGGTCAGAAGCCGCAGCGGCGCGGTCGAGAACGCGACCATGCCGGTCAGCGCCAGGCGGAACGAGCCGCCGAGGCCGTAATTGGTCTGGCCGTCGGCGCGCGGCAGCGGTTCGTAGTCGATCGCGGTGCTGCTGAAGCCGACCCAGGCGTAGAGCCCCTTCATGAAGCGGTTGCGTTCCGGCAGCGCCCGCAGCGCCCGCACCACGCGTTGGTCCATCAGGCGGAAGTCGCCGGCGTGCGCCGGGATCTCGATGCGGTTGCCCCAGTTCACGAGCTTGTAGAACAGGCCGGTGAGGCCGGCCTGCAGCCGCGACTGATCGTCGCGGGTGCTGCGCACCGCGTACACCACGTCCGCGCCTTGCTTCCATTTCAGGAGCATCTCGCCAAGTAGAGACGCCGGGTGCTGGCCGTCAGCGTCCATCAGAACAACGACCTCGCCGCGCGCGGCATCGATCCCCGCGGTCAGCGCGGCTTCCTTGCCGAAGTTGCGGGAGAGCTCGATCAGCACGATCTCGCGGTGCCGGCCGCACAGACGTCGCGCGACCTGTACCGTGTCGTCGCGGCTGCCGTCGTCAACCAGGATCAGTTCGACCTGCGACGACAGCTCGCCAAGCGCGGCCAGCACCTGCGGCACCACCTTGTCGAGGCTGCGTGCCTCGTTGTAGGCCGGCATCACGCACGAGATCGAAGGAGTCAGGGCGGAGCGCTCGCTCATTGAGTAACCTCCGTGCTGCGCACTGCGATGCGAGCTCCCGCGCTGCCGAAGGCTGCGCTTCGTTTGCCGGGAGCGGCCGGGCGGTGGCTCATGTTGACCCCGACGCTCCCCCGCTCGCGCGTGGGTTCGCTGCCCCCCGAGGGGGCCTTTGCACCTTGGGGCGGCCCGACGGTACTCATGCCGGCATCATGCCAAAAGAAAACCCCGCCCACAGCCGCGGGCGGGGTTTTTTAGAGCAGCGAGAGGGGCGCGGCTTACTTCTTCAGGCAGTCGCTCATGAACGCCTTGCGCTCGTCGCCCTTCTTGCCGGCGGCTTCCTTGTTGCAGGACTTCATTTTTTCCTGCTGCGTCATCGGCGCGACGGGCGCGGCGGCGGCGGCCGGCTTGGCGCTCAGGCACTCCTTCATGAACGCCTTGCGCTCGTCGCCCTTCTTGCCGGTGGCTTCCTTGTTGCAGGTCGTCATCTTTTCCTGTTGCGCGGTTTTCGCCCCTTCGGCCGCATGGGCCAGGCCGAAGGACAATGCCATGCTGGCGGCGGCGATCGATGCAAGCACCTTGTTCATGGAGACTCCTGTAGGGTGAGCAGGTTGACGGGGATGCGATCCGGCTGCGTCGTGCTGCCGGATTGCAGGGTACAACGTCCGGCGCGCCGGATCGGATGACCGGACGTGACCGGACAGGGTCGGGCCACAGGCGCCAGACCCGTAAAATCGGCCGATGCAGTCGGTGAAACAGCAATTGCTCGCGGCGCTGGCGACCGAACTCGAGCGGCTTTCTCCCGGCGCCGGGGCCGATGCAGCGTTCGAATCGCCGAAAGTGGCCGCCCACGGCGACTGGGCTTGCACAGCAGCAATGCAACTAGCCCGGCCCTTGCGGGAAAACCCGCGCCAGATCGCGCAGCGGCTGTGCGAGGCACTGCAGCAGACCGAGCCGTTCCGGCGCTGGGCCTCCGCGGTCGAGGTGGCGGGACCGGGATTTCTCAACATCCGGCTCAAGCCCGAGGCCAAGCAGCAGGTCGTGCGCGAGGTGCTGACCCAGGGCGAGCGCTTCGGAACGCAAGGGGCGAACGGGCAGCGCGTGCTGGTGGAATTCGTCTCGGCGAACCCGACCGGGCCGCTGCATGTCGGCCATGGACGGCAGGCCGCGCTCGGTGACGCGATCTGCAATCTGCTCGCGGCCCAGGGCTGGGACGTGACCCGCGAGTTCTACTACAACGACGCCGGCGCGCAGATCGGGGCGCTGGCGCGCAGCGTTCAGCTGCGCGCGCGCGGAGTGCGGCCGGGCGACGCCGACTGGCCGAGCGGGGATAACGCCG
This genomic interval from Burkholderiaceae bacterium contains the following:
- a CDS encoding dolichyl-phosphate-mannose-protein mannosyltransferase family protein, producing the protein MTASPSSAPPRRGAWPWLAGLWIFLLVLATLRPLAVPDEGRYGEVGRWMLQSGDWLTPRLDGIPFFHKPPLLYWLEAMSLAVFGNHVWALRLVPALHAGAMLAVLYLAARFIAGERIARRAALMLGTSVAFLLGGQYVNHDMMVATWIGISIWCFAFSFMQGARPQPGLARWGFVAAALGVLSKGLIGAVLPGLVLFLWLLWTRQLRKLLTVPWVSGVLLFVVITVPWFVLVWHRYPGAMDYLFGTQQYTRYLADTFNNVQPWWFYLASLALLLFPWAFFALRPLWQLLRRRAVAASGIGPEWLSLCWIWIAAILVFFTIPASKLVGYILPVIPPLALLAALGWEHSVARWRFGRRLFALLALLIMAGALVISLKVASYTNGKLSVDVAATLACDASPNDTIYVVGRYPYDLPFYIQTPKPLIVIQDWPEQRRSAGDVWQRELFEGAEFDPKAGQVLQEPDVLAAAAARNGNWLLAPREYTSFTSHHPGWLQVQVGTGWVLYRSQGSAGSAKAGASAAKGPEPAQHKGLPGCKR
- a CDS encoding Transcriptional regulator, LysR family — protein: MDRLKAMESFVAVATRGSLTAAARDEGVAPAIIGRRLDALEARLGARLLVRTTRRLSLTDEGSAFLGHCQRLLLELADAEAGVAAGGNQAGGHLRLTAPAGFGRRHVAPLVPRFRQLHPQIRISLDLSDRVADLGAEGLDCAVRVGDLPDSSLVSVRLAENRRVCVATPRYLQRHGAPQHPNELARFDCLTLSGSAAQSRGWLFRVPREPDGAADGDASDEFGLIHLRPGGALACTDGQVLHEWCLADGGIAWRSLWEVGADIAAGRLAEVLADFAAPPNGVYAVFPQRRHLPQRVRLWVDFLKHSYGQPGYWQAE
- a CDS encoding Phosphate starvation-inducible protein PsiF; amino-acid sequence: MNKVLASIAAASMALSFGLAHAAEGAKTAQQEKMTTCNKEATGKKGDERKAFMKECLSAKPAAAAAPVAPMTQQEKMKSCNKEAAGKKGDERKAFMSDCLKK
- a CDS encoding Glycosyl transferase, family 2 yields the protein MSERSALTPSISCVMPAYNEARSLDKVVPQVLAALGELSSQVELILVDDGSRDDTVQVARRLCGRHREIVLIELSRNFGKEAALTAGIDAARGEVVVLMDADGQHPASLLGEMLLKWKQGADVVYAVRSTRDDQSRLQAGLTGLFYKLVNWGNRIEIPAHAGDFRLMDQRVVRALRALPERNRFMKGLYAWVGFSSTAIDYEPLPRADGQTNYGLGGSFRLALTGMVAFSTAPLRLLTAVGLLLAVGALGYGSWVIIDHFRSGIAVPGYATIVVGLMFFSGIQLLGLGILAEYVGRIYDEVKQRPPYLIGRRSGAGLAAARTEPTASAQVQDASLL